From Deltaproteobacteria bacterium, one genomic window encodes:
- a CDS encoding MATE family efflux transporter gives MAREQAAAVRVADALPLEMDPITYRRIWALAWPVSISTSTVTLLTLANLFWIGHLGTIAVAAVSLSGNILFIVFGISNVVYTGALAIVARRIGEGNHAQAFNAALHAMCLGAILGVVVAVLGYAGAPSIVRFFNAGDAVESAAISYLRISFAGQIPLFVSIALSASYQAAGDTRTPMLINVGVVLVNGLLDPFFIFAPGELRLGGVSLGWLGWGVNGGAIAGLLAGAGGFIVFLTTSLRRGKPFKRPAHQPLALSLSEFWRMLRIGTPASLSMMARPLSTFLLLKVVASFGTAAIAAFGISLRSFSVNWIPYSGINTAVSSLVGRSLGRRDVDAAARAVRHGLAVDTAVGVVFCILYYAFAQDIILAFDREPAVVAAGAPFLQLMALGFLVSAPMFALTSAMNGAGDTKPPMVAAFLANWPIKLPLSYALALPFGYGINGVWIGMLVSIVFEAIVIFIWYQRGTWKTKKV, from the coding sequence ATGGCGCGTGAGCAGGCGGCGGCGGTCAGAGTGGCGGATGCACTGCCGCTCGAAATGGATCCCATCACTTATCGACGGATCTGGGCGCTCGCCTGGCCGGTGAGCATCTCGACGTCGACGGTCACGCTGCTCACGCTCGCGAATCTGTTTTGGATCGGTCATCTCGGCACGATTGCCGTCGCGGCGGTCTCGCTCAGCGGCAACATTCTCTTCATCGTCTTCGGCATCTCCAACGTCGTGTACACCGGCGCGTTGGCGATCGTGGCGCGGCGGATCGGCGAGGGAAATCACGCGCAAGCCTTCAACGCGGCGCTGCACGCGATGTGTCTGGGGGCGATCCTCGGCGTCGTGGTGGCGGTGCTCGGCTACGCCGGCGCGCCCAGCATCGTGCGATTCTTCAATGCCGGCGACGCTGTCGAGTCGGCGGCGATCTCGTACCTGCGCATCTCGTTTGCGGGGCAGATTCCGCTCTTCGTGTCGATCGCGCTGAGCGCGAGCTACCAGGCCGCGGGCGACACGCGCACGCCCATGTTGATAAACGTGGGCGTCGTGCTGGTCAACGGCCTGCTCGATCCGTTCTTTATCTTCGCGCCGGGTGAGTTGCGGCTCGGCGGCGTGTCGCTGGGCTGGCTCGGGTGGGGCGTGAACGGCGGCGCCATCGCTGGGTTACTGGCCGGGGCCGGGGGGTTCATCGTATTCCTCACCACCTCGCTGCGACGCGGCAAGCCGTTCAAGCGCCCGGCGCATCAACCGTTGGCGCTGAGCCTCAGCGAATTCTGGCGCATGTTGCGCATCGGCACGCCGGCGAGTCTATCGATGATGGCACGACCGCTGTCGACGTTTCTGTTGCTGAAAGTCGTCGCCTCGTTCGGCACCGCGGCGATCGCCGCGTTTGGCATCTCGCTGCGTTCGTTCTCGGTGAACTGGATTCCGTACTCGGGGATCAATACCGCGGTGTCGAGTTTGGTCGGCCGCAGCCTCGGCCGGCGCGACGTCGATGCGGCGGCGCGCGCGGTGCGGCACGGCCTAGCGGTGGACACGGCGGTCGGCGTAGTGTTCTGCATCCTTTACTACGCGTTCGCCCAAGACATCATTCTGGCGTTCGATCGCGAACCGGCGGTGGTGGCGGCGGGCGCGCCGTTCTTGCAACTGATGGCCCTGGGCTTCCTGGTCAGCGCCCCGATGTTCGCGCTCACCAGCGCGATGAACGGCGCCGGCGACACTAAGCCGCCGATGGTCGCCGCGTTCCTGGCCAATTGGCCGATCAAGCTGCCGCTGTCGTACGCGCTGGCGCTGCCGTTCGGCTACGGCATCAACGGTGTATGGATCGGCATGCTGGTCTCGATCGTCTTCGAAGCGATTGTGATCTTTATCTGGTACCAACGCGGCACGTGGAAGACGAAGAAGGTCTGA